A window of the Miscanthus floridulus cultivar M001 chromosome 14, ASM1932011v1, whole genome shotgun sequence genome harbors these coding sequences:
- the LOC136505160 gene encoding pentatricopeptide repeat-containing protein At4g18975, chloroplastic-like — translation MLRHLQRSLRAIHCLPVTGHAACNPVPFHRLWDSHIEPVSGSCNKHAIRDFSTSKRVTGDPIYQQNELEPTTPVKDTDVIIDRIRKSTRKLEEGPVGKNLSSAEKRKFLVNTLLSLEDSREAVYGTLDAWVAFEQDFPLASLKQALSVLEKEEQWHRIVQVIKWMLSKGQGNTMRTYELLACALEKDNRAEEAHRIWQKKIGHDLHSVPWRFCRLMLAIYYRNNRLDRLVKLFKELEACGRKPPSKDIVRKVEDAYEMLGLLEEKKALLDKYKDLYNKPSRNDRKKGSKSKKTETDKTSADGSKESNMETSENLEDHCFPLDEKSDASA, via the exons ATGCTCCGGCATCTCCAGCGATCCCTCCGCGCTATTCACTGCCTACCCGTCACCGGCCACGCTGCCTGCAACCCCGTCCCCTTCCACCG GTTATGGGATTCACACATAGAG CCTGTATCTGGTTCGTGTAACAAGCATGCTATCAGAGATTTCTCTACTTCCAAAAGAGTTACAGGAGATCCAATATATCAGCAGAATGAGTTAGAACCAACTACGCCTGTGAAG gataCTGACGTAATAATTGATCGCATACGAAAGAGCACAAGAAAATTGGAGGAAGGACCTGTTGGAAAAAATCTGTCTTCAGCGGAGAAAAGGAAATTTCTTGTCAACACT CTTCTTAGCCTCGAAGATTCAAGAGAAGCTGTTTATGGCACCCTTGATGCTTGGGTTGCCTTTGAGCAGGATTTTCCTTTGGCTTCActaaagcaagcactttcagTTCTTGAGAAGGAGGAACAATGGCATAGAATTGTCCAG GTGATCAAATGGATGCTGAGCAAAGGGCAAGGAAATACAATGAGAACATATGAGCTATTAGCATGTGCACTTGAGAaggataatagagctgaggaaGCACATAGAATCTGGCAGAAGAAAATAGGCCATGATCTGCATTCGGTTCCTTGGCGTTTCTGCCGTCTTATGTTGGCTATCTACTACCGAAACAATAGGCTAGACAGGCTCGTGAAG CTCTTCAAAGAACTAGAAGCTTGTGGTCGTAAACCTCCAAGCAAAGATATTGTACGGAAAGTTGAAGATGCATATGAAATGCTTGGATTACTAGAAGAGAAAAAAGCTTTGCTTGATAAATACAAGGATTTATACAACAAGCCATCTCGAAATGATCGAAAGAAAGGTTCCAAATCCAAAAAGACTGAGACTGATAAAACATCTG CTGATGGCAGTAAGGAAAGCAATATGGAAACATCTGAAAATCTTGAAGATCACTGTTTCCCTTTAGATGAGAAATCAGATGCCTCTGCGTAG